The following proteins are co-located in the Manihot esculenta cultivar AM560-2 chromosome 7, M.esculenta_v8, whole genome shotgun sequence genome:
- the LOC110619663 gene encoding cyclase-like protein 2, producing MAGNRRDVLQLMLLLQIWAAVLTLAKAVRSLDEEVLTLTTPASSRDYPNPPARRDVYSHGKIHDITHLINPRMPKWGSPDGMGKVVTIIDDMKKGAVAYTSEMDLPSHTGTHVDAPSHFFEEYFERGFDTSTLSLKTLNGPALVIDVPRNSNITAEVMKNLQISQGIHRVLFRTLNTDRKLMYTRKFHSDYVGIVKDGASWIVDNTNITLVGIDYLSIATYDDAVPTHQTLLKSRKIVIVEGLKLNKVPAGIYDLHCLPIKVLGAEGTPARCILMS from the exons ATGGCTGGAAACAGGAGAGATGTCCTCCAACTCATGCTTCTGTTGCAAATATGGGCTGCAGTTCTAACACTGGCAAAGGCAGTGCGTTCTCTGGATGAAGAGGTACTAACTCTGACAACTCCGGCGAGCTCAAGGGACTATCCCAACCCGCCGGCGAGAAGAGATGTTTATTCTCATGGTAAAATCCATGACATCACCCATTTGATCAATCCTAGAATGCCAAAATGGGGGAGTCCTGATGGGATGGGAAAAGTGGTAACCATTATTGACGACATGAAAAAGGGAGCAGTAGCTTATACTTCAGAGATGGATCTTCCTTCTCACACTGGAACACATGTTGATGCTCCATCTCATTTTTTTGAAGAATACTTTGAACGAGGCTTTGACACTAGTACTCTTAGTTTGAAAACTCTCAATG GTCCAGCGCTGGTAATTGATGTTCCTAGAAATAGTAACATAACTG CTGAAGTAATGAAGAACTTGCAAATTTCTCAAGGAATACATCGTGTTCTTTTCAGAACTTTAAACACTGACAG GAAGCTTATGTACACAAGGAAGTTTCATTCGGACTATGTTGGAATCGTGAAGGATGGAGCAAGTTGGATTGTTGATAACACAAACATCACGCTTGTTG GCATTGATTACTTATCTATTGCTACCTATGACGATGCCGTTCCGACACATCAAACTTTATTGAAAAGCAGG AAAATTGTAATTGTGGAGGGGCTAAAACTAAACAAAGTTCCAGCAGGAATATATGATCTCCATTGCTTGCCTATAAAGGTGCTTGGTGCTGAGGGAACACCTGCAAGATGTATTCTCATGTCTTAA